AGGTTTCATACTCGACCCGGGACCCTCCCGATGGATTAGCAAGTCCGGCTATTACATGCAGTAGGGTGCTCTTTCCCGCGCCGTTGCTTCCTGTAATAGCAACACACTCGGCTCGGGAAATGCACCAGGTAATGTTATGTAAGATGGCAAATTTACCGAAACGCTTGTGTACTCCGTTCAATTCCAGCAGCTCTTGCAAACATTTCAACTCCTGTTCACTTAATCTGGTGTTGTATGTATTGTAGAGCTATTTTACCTGAAAGCACAACACTTCAAGCTCTGTGAACAAAGGTACCGTTATCTCACATGACATGAAAATCCAGCGATTATTCCGGCCACGAGGCCATTATCAAAAAGCATCGTAGGTCACGGGCAGGAAGATAAAATAAGCAAAGGCGACCTAATGGCCGCCTTGTTAATCATTCTTTCTTAACGTTTACCTTGGTCATAACCCTTTTCTGATTAACCCAACAATATTTACGTCGCTAATTATTTTTCTTATTCTTCAGATCATCGATATTCTGATCGCCTTCATCCTTGATATCGTCATAAACCTGATTTCCACTTTTCGAAACAGCGTCATATAATCGCTTTCCGGTATCACGAGCGTATTTCCACGCGAAACTTTTGCGTTCATTGATTATTTTGACAAGCTCGCTTCTAGGGAAGTCCTGTTCCTTTTTAGTTTCCAGATATTTAAGAGCTTCCAGAAGATGTGCATTTTCTTTGTTCACTAAGCGTTGCATCTCCTCCTGTGCATTGTTGATAGCTCCCTGCTTTTGTTCTTTTTGTATATTGGCCTCCCCTTCCCCTTTCTCTTTCCACCTCGTCCACTCGCCTTGTAATTTATCGTAAGCCTTATTTAAATAATTTTTCAAAGCTTCGTCATTATCAACGGAAGTGAATTCCCCCCCGCCGGATGCAGCCACCTGTCGAAGCAGTTTTTGTCCTTCATTATCCACGTCAAAGCCAATAATGTTCACGACGGTTTTCACTCTGGACTGATTAAGTTCTTTGGCAATCTGCACGGGATTACCGCCACAGGTTTCAATTCCATCACTCACCACATACACGACCGAATCGGTTGTCTCAGGATTTATATCTTGTTTTACAGATTTCAGAGCATTTGCAATGGGTGTCCATCCAGCTGGTTGTACACTTTGAAGTGCGGTTTTCATCTGATTTGTCTGGTCACCTAGCCCATGAAATAGTTCTTCTGTACTGTTACATGATACTTGTTTATCTTTCTGACTCCCTGATCCTTTATGTCCATACACCCGCAATGATACCTCGGCATTCTCGGGTAATTTATCAGCAAAGATCTGAATAGCTTCTTGGGCAGATTCCATTTTTGATTTGCCATTGATCTTTGCTTTCATGCTGCCACTGGCATCAAGCAGGATCGAAACGTGTAACTTCTTACTTGCGGGTAATGTGATGTTACCATTAGGTCGTTCATTCTTCACTTTAACTTCTGTCTCAAAATTATGGAAAGTGGCCACATAAGAGCGATAATCTTCAGCTAATAGGAGGAGGAGTTCTTCCGTATATTGATCAGCTGTCATTTCACTTGGTATTTCATCCAAAGCTGCTTGAACTTTCTGTTCATTATAGTTAGAACCAGCAAAGCGACCTGGAGGTTTCATTAATATTTCTTCATCAGTTAAGGGAGTCTGACTAGAGTCCGGTGGACTCTGAATTTCCGAGCTGGGTTCTCTTTGAGCTGAATCTGATGGGGTTTGAATTTTAGAAGGGTCCTTTTCTGGTTCATTACTTTGCGCAGAATCCGATGAGTCAGGAATTTTTAAAGCACCCTTATCTGTTTCATCTCGGCAACCTGCAAGCAAGAAGATTAACATCATACAAATGAAAATAGATCTTCGAAACATCAACTCACCTCAAATTTAATAATCGACTGATACATAATCAAATACCGCTTACGGTCAGCGGACATGATAAACGTCTCCCCTTTAAGCTCGTGCAGCTGTATTTAAGGGAAATTCGGAACCTGCCCTCTCGTATTCGGACTTCCCTCCTTAATCTAATTGTTGTTATAAGGACCCGAATCTCCTGTGTCTTTCCAAAATCATACACGACAATCAAGTAATTAACACCTAATAATGGATAATTAAATAAATATTAGACTTTCTTCCCATAACCATGGGACCATGAAGAGGACCCACCAGCACATACCGTGATCCTTCGTAAATAAATGCCGGATAGCCCGGTACAGTCCGCAATGCCTAGACTTGGGTAAGGATGAATATACTTCGGCAGCAAAAATAGATTAAAAAAGCAAAAACAGCCCGTTTATCGTTGGATAAACGGGCTGTTTTTGCTCCCCTGCTAAACTCACGGATTTGCCTTGCCAAAATCAATACTTGAGCATAGCCAAGAACATTCAGGAATTTATTAAACCTT
Above is a window of Paenibacillus sp. FSL K6-1330 DNA encoding:
- a CDS encoding VWA domain-containing protein yields the protein MFRRSIFICMMLIFLLAGCRDETDKGALKIPDSSDSAQSNEPEKDPSKIQTPSDSAQREPSSEIQSPPDSSQTPLTDEEILMKPPGRFAGSNYNEQKVQAALDEIPSEMTADQYTEELLLLLAEDYRSYVATFHNFETEVKVKNERPNGNITLPASKKLHVSILLDASGSMKAKINGKSKMESAQEAIQIFADKLPENAEVSLRVYGHKGSGSQKDKQVSCNSTEELFHGLGDQTNQMKTALQSVQPAGWTPIANALKSVKQDINPETTDSVVYVVSDGIETCGGNPVQIAKELNQSRVKTVVNIIGFDVDNEGQKLLRQVAASGGGEFTSVDNDEALKNYLNKAYDKLQGEWTRWKEKGEGEANIQKEQKQGAINNAQEEMQRLVNKENAHLLEALKYLETKKEQDFPRSELVKIINERKSFAWKYARDTGKRLYDAVSKSGNQVYDDIKDEGDQNIDDLKNKKNN